A section of the Phaseolus vulgaris cultivar G19833 chromosome 8, P. vulgaris v2.0, whole genome shotgun sequence genome encodes:
- the LOC137824377 gene encoding lysine histidine transporter 1, protein MVGAGVLSLPYAMSELGWGPGVTVLVLSWIITLYTLWQMVEMHEMVPGKRFDRYHELGQYAFGEKLGLYIVVPQQLVVEIGVNIVYMVTGGRSLQKLHDTVCDNCKKIKLTFFIMIFASVHFVLSHLPNFNSISGVSLAAAVMSLSYSTIAWAASAHKGVQEDVQYGYKATSKSGTVFNFFSGLGDVAFAYAGHNVVLEIQATIPSTPEKPSKGPMWKGVLVAYTVVALCYFPVALIGYWMFGNGVEDNILISLEKPKWLIAMANMFVVIHVIGSYQIYAMPVFDMIETVMVKKLNFKPSRMLRFIVRNLYVAFTMFVGIIFPFFGGLLGFFGGFAFAPTTYFLPCIMWLAIYKPKKFSLSWCCNWVCIAFGLFLMILSPIGGLRSIIISAKNYEFFS, encoded by the exons ATGGTTGGGGCTGGTGTTCTTAGTCTCCCCTATGCCATGTCTGAGCTAGGATG GGGTCCTGGTGTAACTGTACTTGTTCTGTCATGGATCATCACCCTCTACACTCTATGGCAAATGGTTGAGATGCATGAAATGGTTCCTGGCAAACGTTTTGACAGATACCATGAACTGGGGCAGTATGCCTTTGGGGAAAAGCTAGGACTTTATATTGTGGTGCCTCAACAACTTGTGGTTGAAATTGGGGTCAACATTGTCTACATGGTCACTGGGGGAAGATCCTTGCAGAAGTTACATGATACTGTGTGTGACAACTGCAAAAAGATCAAGTTGACATTTTTCATTATGATTTTTGCCTCTGTTCACTTTGTATTGTCTCACCTTCCCAACTTTAACTCCATTTCTGGTGTATCTTTGGCAGCAGCAGTTATGTCCTTGAG TTACTCTACAATTGCCTGGGCAGCTTCTGCTCACAAGGGTGTTCAAGAAGATGTACAATATGGTTACAAAGCTACGAGTAAATCAGGAACAGTCTTTAACTTCTTTAGTGGCCTTGGAGATGTTGCTTTTGCCTATGCTGGACACAATGTGGTGCTGGAAATCCAAGCAACAATTCCATCTACTCCAGAGAAACCATCCAAGGGTCCTATGTGGAAAGGAGTGCTTGTTGCTTACACAGTTGTGGCTCTATGCTACTTCCCAGTTGCCCTCATTGGTTACTGGATGTTTGGCAATGGGGTTGAAGATAACATTCTCATCAGTCTAGAGAAACCAAAATGGCTTATTGCAATGGCTAACATGTTTGTTGTGATACATGTTATTGGAAGTTATCAG ATTTATGCAATGCCAGTGTTTGACATGATCGAAACAGTGATGGTGAAGAAGTTGAACTTCAAACCCAGCAGAATGCTTCGTTTTATCGTACGCAATTTGTATGTGG CATTCACAATGTTCGTTGGTATTATCTTCCCATTCTTTGGTGGTCTCTTAGGGTTTTTTGGAGGATTTGCTTTTGCACCCACAACATATTTT CTCCCTTGTATCATGTGGCTTGCAATCTACAAACCAAAGAAATTCAGCTTGTCTTGGTGTTGCAACTGG GTATGCATTGCGTTTGGCCTATTTTTGATGATTCTATCTCCAATTGGAGGATTGAGGTCAATCATAATTAGTGCCAAGAACTACGAGTTTTTCTCATAA